Proteins encoded together in one Rhipicephalus sanguineus isolate Rsan-2018 chromosome 9, BIME_Rsan_1.4, whole genome shotgun sequence window:
- the LOC119405273 gene encoding ATP-dependent Clp protease proteolytic subunit, which yields MSLLRNAIKLCPSLARRTVSACRSVHTSRTLSHPLIPIVIEQTGRGERAYDIYSRLLKERIVCVMGPISDEMSSLVVAQLLFLQSESNKKPVHMYINSPGGSVTAGLGIYDTMQYIMPPIATWCIGQACSAASLLLCAGTPGMRQSLPNSRIMVHQPSGHAAGQATDIQIHAEEILKLKRVINNIYAKHTKQPLEAIESAMERDRFMSAAQAKEFGLIDNVLEHPPTLDAPAETS from the exons ATGAGTCTCCTAAGAAAC GCGATCAAACTCTGTCCCAGCCTGGCAAGGCGGACTGTCTCAGCATGCCGGTCCGTGCACACGAGTCGAACCCTGAGCCATCCGCTCATACCGATCGTAATCGAGCAGACCGGGCGTGGAGAGCGGGCCTACGACATCTACAGCAGGCTACTCAAGGAACGCATTGTGTGCGTCATGGGTCCC ATCTCGGACGAGATGTCTAGCCTGGTCGTGGCGCAACTACTGTTCCTACAGTCCGAGAGCAACAAGAAGCCAGTGCACATGTACATAAACAGCCCAG GTGGATCGGTGACGGCAGGTCTGGGCATCTACGACACGATGCAGTACATCATGCCGCCCATCGCAACGTGGTGCATCGGCCAGGCCTGCAGTGCGGCCAGTCTGCTGCTCTGTGCCGGCACGCCGGGCATGCGCCAGTCCCTGCCGAACTCGCGCATCATGGTCCACCAGCCGTCGGGGCATGCCGCT GGCCAGGCAACGGACATCCAGATCCATGCCGAGGAGATCCTCAAGCTCAAGCGGGTCATCAACAACATCTATGCAAAGCACACCAAACAGCCTCTGGAGGCCATAG AAAGCGCCATGGAGAGGGATCGGTTCATGAGCGCCGCACAGGCCAAGGAGTTCGGCCTCATCGACAACGTCCTGGAACATCCGCCAACGCTCGATGCGCCCGCCGAGACAAGCTAG